The Paraburkholderia acidisoli genome contains a region encoding:
- a CDS encoding low molecular weight protein-tyrosine-phosphatase: MIENVLVVCEGNICRSPLACAMLARSLPDIAFSSAGTHALTGESADPLIVQLARERGVALDEHIASSVTDKRVRGADLILTMTKVQREQIESAWPFSRGKVFRLIEGEEGIDIVDPYRRHRTTFDLAVAQIEHGVAHWCDVLAGQQVH, translated from the coding sequence ATGATTGAGAACGTACTCGTGGTTTGCGAAGGCAACATTTGCCGCAGCCCGCTTGCGTGCGCGATGCTCGCCCGATCGTTGCCAGACATTGCGTTTAGTTCTGCCGGCACGCACGCGCTAACGGGCGAGAGTGCCGACCCGCTCATCGTCCAACTGGCGCGCGAGCGCGGTGTCGCTCTCGATGAACACATCGCCTCATCAGTTACTGACAAGCGCGTGCGCGGAGCCGATCTGATTCTCACGATGACCAAAGTGCAGCGTGAACAGATCGAGTCCGCGTGGCCTTTCTCCCGGGGCAAGGTATTTCGTCTGATCGAAGGCGAGGAGGGTATCGACATCGTCGATCCCTATCGCCGTCATCGCACAACGTTCGATCTGGCTGTCGCGCAGATCGAACATGGCGTCGCGCATTGGTGTGACGTCCTGGCAGGACAGCAGGTTCACTGA
- a CDS encoding polysaccharide biosynthesis/export family protein, whose amino-acid sequence MLKRLNKPIANRPRLLCLGAAVALCAELGACAVAPGMRMTVSQGAAQSPALAGGDWKAGSTETEKSAEGKATPPASNASASTPDIAITELNFALLKVFQDERLKQQRAQLELLAGAPQPYTIGAGDVLQIVVWDHPEIAAAMGGSQSQASNRPADPYSGFVVDQAGDLTFPYAGTLHVAGLRAEEVQRRLTTALARYFVKPQVTVRMASYRAHEVYVDGEVRNPGVVAVNDVPMSLYEAISRAGGFADSADQSDLVLVRGGSSHRIDLTQMVASGQSPSRLYLKPGDMLHVVARDENDVYVMGEVNKPISAIPRRTGRITLADAIAQAGSVNASTADAAQMFVIRGALNGKPEVFHLDGRSPVAMLVAKEFDLQPKDVVYVDGNGLVRFNRVLSLLIPAINAGLTAGLVAK is encoded by the coding sequence GTGCTGAAACGATTGAACAAGCCGATTGCAAACCGGCCACGACTTCTGTGCCTTGGTGCGGCCGTTGCGCTTTGCGCTGAGTTGGGCGCATGCGCGGTCGCGCCGGGCATGCGCATGACTGTGTCGCAGGGGGCGGCTCAGTCGCCGGCTTTGGCGGGCGGTGACTGGAAGGCCGGCTCAACTGAGACGGAGAAATCCGCTGAAGGCAAGGCAACGCCGCCGGCGTCCAACGCCAGCGCGAGCACGCCTGACATTGCCATCACTGAACTTAACTTCGCACTGCTGAAAGTATTTCAAGATGAACGGCTGAAGCAGCAGCGCGCGCAACTCGAATTGCTTGCGGGGGCACCGCAGCCCTACACCATCGGTGCGGGCGATGTGCTGCAGATCGTCGTTTGGGATCACCCCGAAATTGCAGCAGCGATGGGCGGCTCCCAGTCCCAGGCGTCTAATCGGCCAGCTGATCCGTATTCCGGTTTCGTCGTCGATCAAGCAGGCGATCTCACTTTTCCATATGCGGGCACGTTACACGTTGCCGGACTTCGCGCGGAGGAAGTGCAGCGCCGCTTGACCACCGCCTTGGCCCGCTACTTCGTCAAGCCTCAGGTGACCGTGCGAATGGCGTCGTATCGCGCGCACGAAGTGTATGTCGACGGCGAAGTGCGCAATCCCGGTGTTGTCGCCGTGAACGACGTGCCGATGTCGCTCTACGAAGCCATTTCGCGCGCAGGCGGTTTTGCGGATTCAGCCGATCAAAGCGATCTCGTGCTTGTGCGCGGCGGCAGCTCTCATCGTATCGACCTCACGCAGATGGTGGCGAGCGGGCAAAGCCCCTCGCGGCTCTATCTAAAGCCCGGCGACATGTTGCACGTCGTCGCGCGCGACGAAAACGACGTCTATGTCATGGGCGAAGTCAACAAGCCCATCTCAGCCATTCCGCGCCGCACAGGCCGTATCACGCTGGCCGACGCGATCGCGCAGGCCGGCAGTGTCAATGCATCAACAGCCGACGCAGCACAAATGTTCGTGATTCGCGGCGCTTTGAACGGGAAACCCGAGGTGTTTCACCTTGATGGACGATCGCCGGTGGCGATGCTTGTGGCGAAAGAATTCGACCTTCAACCCAAGGACGTCGTGTACGTCGATGGTAACGGACTGGTTCGCTTCAACCGCGTTCTTTCCCTGCTGATACCGGCAATCAACGCGGGCTTGACCGCAGGGCTAGTGGCTAAATGA
- a CDS encoding undecaprenyl-phosphate glucose phosphotransferase — protein sequence MHLPAQSFVGVPPRNGGVLTRTLDFAVIALGALVAARFERLPDGGGYDSALLAFALLVSALVFPLFGLYRIGHRRIFVRCICAPVLAWLLSLVVALVVVVILGDPWRPDNLRVLRWTLFSGTGLVLVRLVACVLSRRRERHIAGSRAVAIVGSGEHCRQLLRKIESTPNSRWIVSTIFDTGLDMAAAPGAMPAFHDRSGFAEYVRRYQVKELWLALPLSEERTILDFIELFRRDLVNIRFIPDVSGMALFEGEMIKLEGASAINLVGSPLSSDALVIKDRFDRAFALCALTMLCPLLIAIALAVKISSPGPVLFTQKRKGANGRIFEIYKFRSMRIHQAAHGVVKQATRNDPRITRVGAFLRRTSLDELPQFLNVLRGDMSVVGPRPHAIEHDTLYQNIVDGYIHRYRIKPGITGWAQVNGFRGETDRIEKMEGRVEHDLFYLSNWSFGLDMRIIVATIFKGLVHRNAY from the coding sequence ATGCATTTGCCTGCACAAAGCTTCGTCGGTGTGCCGCCGCGTAATGGCGGCGTATTGACGCGCACGCTGGATTTCGCCGTGATCGCGCTCGGTGCGCTTGTGGCTGCGCGGTTTGAGCGGTTGCCTGACGGTGGCGGCTATGACAGTGCTTTACTCGCGTTCGCGCTCCTGGTGTCGGCGTTAGTCTTTCCTCTGTTTGGCCTGTATCGAATCGGACATCGTCGCATCTTCGTGCGCTGTATCTGTGCGCCGGTGCTCGCCTGGTTGTTGTCGCTCGTGGTAGCGCTGGTCGTCGTCGTGATCCTCGGCGATCCGTGGCGCCCTGACAATCTCCGGGTCTTGCGCTGGACTCTTTTTTCGGGCACCGGGCTCGTCCTTGTCCGCCTGGTCGCCTGTGTGCTCAGCCGTCGTCGCGAACGTCACATCGCAGGCTCGCGAGCCGTCGCCATAGTGGGAAGCGGCGAACACTGCCGACAGCTGCTGCGAAAGATCGAGTCGACTCCCAATTCGCGCTGGATTGTCTCGACGATCTTCGATACGGGTCTGGACATGGCGGCAGCGCCCGGCGCGATGCCTGCGTTCCATGACAGATCAGGCTTCGCCGAGTATGTGCGTCGCTATCAGGTCAAGGAGCTTTGGCTCGCGCTGCCGCTTTCGGAGGAGCGCACCATTCTCGATTTCATCGAATTGTTCCGTCGCGATCTCGTGAATATCCGCTTCATTCCCGACGTGAGCGGTATGGCCTTGTTCGAAGGCGAGATGATCAAACTTGAGGGCGCGTCAGCGATCAATCTGGTCGGCTCGCCCCTGTCGTCGGACGCGTTGGTGATCAAGGACAGATTCGATCGTGCTTTCGCCCTATGCGCGTTGACCATGCTGTGTCCGTTGCTCATTGCCATCGCACTCGCTGTAAAGATTTCTTCGCCAGGTCCAGTGCTCTTCACGCAAAAGCGTAAGGGCGCCAACGGACGGATCTTCGAGATTTACAAGTTTCGCAGCATGCGGATACATCAGGCGGCGCATGGCGTAGTCAAGCAAGCGACACGGAACGACCCGCGCATTACGCGTGTGGGCGCATTTTTACGTCGTACCAGCCTTGATGAGTTGCCCCAGTTTCTCAACGTTCTGCGCGGCGATATGTCGGTGGTCGGACCACGGCCGCACGCCATCGAGCACGACACGCTTTATCAAAATATTGTCGACGGCTACATCCATCGTTACCGCATCAAGCCGGGCATAACGGGTTGGGCGCAAGTGAACGGCTTTCGTGGCGAGACCGATCGCATCGAAAAGATGGAAGGGCGCGTCGAACACGATCTCTTCTATTTGAGCAACTGGTCCTTCGGTCTCGACATGCGCATCATTGTCGCGACAATTTTCAAGGGACTAGTCCACCGCAACGCGTATTGA
- the gloA gene encoding lactoylglutathione lyase has translation MRLLHTMLRVGDLDRSIQFYTELLGMKLLRREDYPDGKFTLAFVGYTDERDGTVIELTHNWDTPSYDLGTGFGHLAVEVEDAYAACAKIKEQGGTVVREAGPMKHGTTVIAFVTDPDGYKIEFIQKKG, from the coding sequence ATGCGCCTTTTGCACACGATGCTTCGGGTCGGCGATCTCGATCGTTCGATCCAGTTCTACACCGAGCTGCTCGGCATGAAACTGCTGCGCCGCGAAGACTACCCGGACGGCAAGTTCACGCTGGCGTTCGTGGGCTACACGGATGAGCGCGACGGCACGGTGATCGAGCTGACCCACAACTGGGACACGCCTTCCTACGATCTTGGCACCGGCTTCGGACACCTCGCGGTCGAGGTCGAAGATGCCTACGCGGCCTGCGCGAAAATCAAGGAGCAGGGCGGCACGGTGGTGCGCGAAGCCGGCCCGATGAAGCATGGCACGACCGTGATTGCGTTCGTGACCGATCCGGACGGATACAAGATCGAGTTTATTCAGAAGAAGGGGTAA
- the panE gene encoding 2-dehydropantoate 2-reductase, whose protein sequence is MRILVVGAGATGGYFGGRLAAAGRDVTFLVREARAAQLRDEGLVIRSKANGDLTLRDVKTVTKDTLDTPFDLILLSCKAYDLENAIDSFAPAVGPETQILPLLNGMRHLDILQARFGTQAVLGGICLIASTLNDKREIVHLNDSQAITFGELGGGVSARAQTIAETFGNAGFAIKASGQILLDMWEKWVFLATLAGSTCLFRAPIGAILATPDGAATIERLFAECRAIAAEHGHAVRESFLERSRAMLFATGSSLTASMLRDVQNGSRIEADHILGDLIRRGGAAQRSASELSVLRIVYSQLKAYEALRNDAS, encoded by the coding sequence ATGCGGATTCTGGTTGTCGGTGCAGGTGCAACGGGCGGTTACTTCGGCGGCCGGCTCGCCGCCGCTGGGCGCGACGTGACGTTTCTGGTGCGCGAGGCGCGCGCGGCGCAGTTACGCGACGAGGGCCTCGTGATTCGCAGCAAGGCCAACGGCGATCTCACGCTGCGCGACGTCAAGACGGTGACGAAAGACACGCTCGATACACCGTTCGACTTGATCCTGCTCAGCTGCAAGGCTTACGACCTCGAGAACGCCATCGACTCGTTCGCGCCCGCCGTCGGCCCCGAAACGCAGATCCTGCCGCTGCTCAACGGCATGCGTCATCTGGACATCCTGCAGGCGCGCTTCGGCACGCAAGCCGTGCTCGGCGGCATCTGCCTGATCGCCTCCACGCTCAACGACAAGCGCGAGATCGTGCATCTGAACGACTCGCAGGCCATCACGTTCGGCGAACTCGGCGGCGGCGTCTCGGCGCGCGCGCAGACCATCGCCGAGACCTTCGGCAACGCCGGCTTCGCCATTAAGGCGAGCGGGCAGATCCTGCTGGACATGTGGGAAAAGTGGGTGTTTCTCGCGACGCTCGCGGGCAGCACGTGCCTGTTTCGCGCGCCCATCGGCGCGATTCTGGCCACGCCCGACGGCGCCGCGACCATCGAGCGCCTGTTCGCCGAATGCCGCGCGATTGCCGCCGAACACGGCCACGCGGTGCGCGAGAGTTTCCTCGAACGCTCGCGCGCCATGCTGTTCGCCACGGGTTCGTCGCTCACGGCGTCGATGCTGCGCGACGTGCAAAACGGCTCGCGCATCGAAGCCGACCACATCCTCGGCGATCTGATCCGTCGCGGCGGCGCGGCGCAACGCTCGGCGAGCGAGCTGTCGGTGCTGCGCATCGTCTATAGCCAGTTGAAGGCGTACGAAGCGCTGCGCAACGACGCGAGCTGA
- a CDS encoding DMT family transporter, whose protein sequence is MSTVALPVRRVPDAQAVVLMIALCAIWGFQQVAIKSANASVPPVFQAALRSAIAAMLVWGWARARGTPLFRADGTLAAGLLAGSLFAAEFVCIFVGLTMTSATRMAVFLYTAPCFTALGLHWFTPGERMRRTQWIGVSIAFVGMALAFADGFVRHGSASGATHAMLVGVAGDALGVLGGIAWAATTVVVRSSPLARVSASKALFYQLAVSAVVLLALAAGVGQMEVRAVTPLAVLSLGYQAVVVAFVSYLTWFWLLTRYMASRLSVFSFLTPLFGVTFGVLLLGESFNYRFLAAALLVLAGIALVNAPAKRRA, encoded by the coding sequence ATGAGCACCGTTGCCCTGCCCGTGCGCCGCGTGCCGGACGCGCAAGCCGTCGTCCTCATGATCGCCCTCTGCGCGATCTGGGGCTTTCAGCAAGTCGCGATCAAGAGCGCGAATGCCTCCGTGCCACCGGTGTTCCAGGCGGCCTTGCGTTCGGCGATCGCGGCCATGCTGGTGTGGGGCTGGGCGCGCGCACGCGGCACGCCGCTCTTTCGCGCCGACGGCACGCTGGCCGCCGGCCTGCTCGCGGGCAGCCTGTTCGCGGCGGAGTTCGTCTGCATCTTCGTCGGCCTGACGATGACGAGCGCCACGCGCATGGCGGTGTTTCTCTACACCGCGCCCTGTTTCACGGCGCTCGGCCTGCACTGGTTCACGCCCGGCGAGCGCATGCGGCGCACGCAGTGGATCGGCGTGTCGATAGCGTTCGTCGGCATGGCGCTCGCCTTCGCCGACGGCTTCGTGCGTCACGGTTCGGCCAGCGGCGCGACCCACGCGATGCTCGTTGGCGTTGCCGGCGACGCGCTCGGCGTGCTCGGCGGTATCGCCTGGGCCGCGACCACGGTCGTCGTGCGCTCAAGCCCGCTCGCGCGGGTGAGCGCGAGCAAGGCGCTCTTCTATCAACTGGCGGTTTCGGCCGTGGTATTGCTCGCGCTTGCGGCGGGCGTCGGCCAGATGGAAGTGCGCGCGGTCACGCCGCTCGCGGTGCTGAGTCTCGGCTATCAAGCCGTGGTGGTCGCGTTCGTGAGCTACCTGACGTGGTTCTGGCTGCTCACGCGCTACATGGCTTCGCGGCTTTCGGTCTTCTCGTTTCTCACGCCGCTCTTCGGCGTGACGTTCGGCGTGCTGCTGCTCGGCGAATCGTTCAACTACCGTTTTCTCGCGGCCGCCCTGCTCGTGCTCGCGGGCATCGCGCTCGTCAACGCGCCCGCGAAGCGGCGCGCCTGA
- the rsmA gene encoding 16S rRNA (adenine(1518)-N(6)/adenine(1519)-N(6))-dimethyltransferase RsmA, with protein sequence MSNSSRQHQGHFARKRFGQNFLVDTGVIDSIVDVIRPQRGERMVEIGPGLGALTEPLIERLATPEAPLHAVELDRDLIARLTKKFGPLLELHAGDALAFDFGSLAAPGETPSLRIVGNLPYNISSPLLFHLVTFAERVIDQHFMLQNEVVERMIAEPGSKAFGRLTVMLQYRYVIDKLIDVPPESFQPPPKVDSAIVRMIPYAPHELAKVNGVLLGELVTAAFSQRRKMLRNTLADYRDRLDFDALGFDLARRAEEVPVDEYVRLAQALESAV encoded by the coding sequence ATGTCCAATAGCAGCAGACAGCACCAGGGCCACTTCGCGCGCAAGCGCTTCGGCCAGAACTTTCTCGTCGACACGGGCGTGATCGACTCGATCGTCGACGTCATTCGCCCGCAGCGCGGCGAGCGCATGGTCGAAATCGGGCCGGGTCTCGGCGCGCTCACCGAGCCGCTGATCGAACGCCTCGCCACACCCGAAGCGCCGCTGCACGCGGTCGAGCTGGACCGCGACCTGATCGCGCGCCTCACGAAGAAGTTCGGGCCGCTGCTCGAACTGCACGCGGGCGACGCGCTCGCGTTCGACTTCGGCTCGCTGGCGGCGCCGGGCGAGACGCCTTCGCTGCGCATCGTCGGCAATCTGCCGTACAACATTTCGAGCCCGCTGCTGTTCCATCTCGTCACCTTTGCCGAGCGCGTGATCGACCAGCATTTCATGCTGCAGAACGAGGTGGTCGAGCGCATGATCGCCGAGCCGGGCAGCAAGGCGTTCGGCCGGCTCACGGTGATGCTGCAGTATCGCTACGTGATCGACAAGCTGATCGACGTGCCGCCCGAATCGTTCCAGCCGCCGCCCAAGGTGGATTCGGCGATCGTGCGCATGATTCCGTACGCGCCGCACGAATTGGCGAAGGTGAACGGCGTGCTGCTCGGCGAACTCGTGACGGCGGCGTTCTCGCAGCGCCGCAAGATGCTGCGCAATACGCTGGCCGATTATCGCGACCGGCTCGATTTCGACGCGCTCGGTTTCGATCTCGCGCGCCGCGCCGAGGAAGTGCCCGTGGACGAATACGTGCGGCTCGCGCAGGCGCTGGAAAGCGCGGTCTGA
- the pdxA gene encoding 4-hydroxythreonine-4-phosphate dehydrogenase PdxA codes for MNASASSPAPAPRKAGPIRIAITTGEPAGVGPELTVAALAGAAAHWPNARFVVLGDRALLEARAKAVNVDWAALLATQPVEIEDIPLGTRVQAGKLDAANGRYVLALLDRAIDGATAGEFDAIVTAPLQKSTINDAGVPFTGHTEYLAERTGTPRVVMMLAGTGARPLRVALATTHLPLKDVSAALSVAGIVETLRIIHHDLRHHFGVPLPRILVTGLNPHAGENGYLGREEIDIIAPALASATAEGIDARGPYPADTLFQPRYLKDADCVLAMFHDQGLPVLKYATFGEGINVTLGLPIVRTSVDHGTALDLAGTGRADAGSLIAALDTAVSMARHRRGL; via the coding sequence ATGAACGCCTCCGCATCGTCGCCGGCTCCGGCCCCGCGGAAGGCGGGCCCGATCCGCATTGCCATCACCACGGGCGAGCCGGCCGGCGTCGGTCCCGAACTCACCGTCGCCGCGCTCGCGGGCGCGGCCGCTCACTGGCCCAACGCCCGCTTCGTCGTGCTCGGCGACCGGGCGCTGCTCGAAGCGCGCGCGAAAGCCGTCAACGTCGACTGGGCCGCGCTGCTCGCGACCCAGCCCGTGGAAATCGAAGACATCCCGCTCGGCACGCGCGTGCAGGCCGGCAAGCTCGACGCCGCCAACGGCCGCTACGTGCTTGCGCTGCTCGATCGCGCGATCGACGGCGCCACGGCCGGCGAGTTCGACGCGATCGTCACCGCGCCGCTGCAAAAGAGCACGATCAACGACGCGGGCGTGCCGTTCACCGGCCATACCGAATACCTCGCCGAACGCACCGGCACGCCGCGCGTGGTGATGATGCTCGCGGGCACCGGCGCGCGCCCGCTGCGCGTCGCGCTCGCGACCACGCACCTGCCGCTCAAGGACGTTTCGGCGGCGCTGAGCGTGGCAGGCATCGTCGAAACGCTGCGCATCATTCATCACGACCTGCGCCACCATTTCGGCGTGCCGTTGCCGCGCATTCTCGTGACCGGCCTCAATCCGCACGCGGGCGAGAACGGCTATCTCGGCCGCGAGGAAATCGACATCATCGCGCCGGCGCTCGCGAGCGCCACGGCCGAAGGCATCGACGCACGCGGCCCGTATCCCGCCGACACGCTGTTCCAGCCGCGCTACCTCAAAGACGCGGACTGCGTGCTGGCGATGTTCCATGACCAGGGCCTGCCGGTTCTCAAATACGCGACGTTCGGCGAGGGCATCAACGTGACGCTCGGTTTGCCGATCGTGCGCACCTCGGTCGATCACGGCACCGCGCTCGACCTCGCGGGTACCGGCCGCGCGGATGCGGGCAGCCTGATCGCCGCTCTCGACACGGCCGTATCGATGGCGCGCCACCGGCGCGGCCTCTGA
- a CDS encoding peptidylprolyl isomerase, with protein MGIMKKLRLAAYAASLIAIAGILPAAPAQAQGLPGANNGQTVDTIAAVVNDGVITQRELDDRVNLIARRLQQQNAPVPPSDQLRAQVLNQMVLERIQLQKAKEDGITIDDTAVNRTLERLAQANGMDLATYRGRIEAAGVPWSTFTRDARTELTLSRLREKEVDSKISVSDAEVANYIASQRGPNAGQSNDLHFEHIFVKAPLNASETDIEAAQAKANALLKQAQSGSKFESLAKSNSQAPDASKGGDMGFLPAAKLPPEFVTAASTLRPGEVNPSLIRTSDGFEIVRLVERRQGQGTSADATKLVQTHVRHILLRVGDGMSEQQARQKLLEIRQQVAQGGDFAKFARTYSQDGSASQGGDLGWISPGETVPEFERAMNTLQDGQLSEPVRTEYGYHLIQVLGRRDAEGSVAQQMDLARQAIGQRKAEQAYADWLRQLRDSAYVSYKIAGMTPPQSN; from the coding sequence GTGGGAATCATGAAAAAGCTTCGCCTGGCAGCGTACGCTGCGAGTCTCATCGCCATCGCAGGCATCCTGCCGGCCGCGCCGGCGCAAGCTCAAGGGCTCCCGGGCGCGAACAACGGCCAGACCGTCGACACGATCGCGGCCGTCGTCAACGACGGCGTGATCACGCAGCGCGAGCTGGACGACCGCGTCAACCTGATCGCGCGCCGCCTGCAGCAGCAGAACGCGCCGGTGCCGCCGAGCGACCAGCTGCGCGCGCAGGTGCTCAACCAGATGGTGCTCGAACGCATCCAGCTCCAGAAGGCCAAGGAAGACGGCATCACCATCGACGACACCGCCGTGAACCGCACGCTCGAGCGCCTCGCGCAGGCGAACGGCATGGACCTCGCCACGTACCGCGGGCGGATCGAAGCGGCGGGCGTGCCCTGGAGCACGTTCACGCGCGACGCGCGCACGGAACTCACGCTCTCGCGCCTGCGCGAGAAGGAAGTGGACAGCAAGATCTCGGTGTCCGACGCCGAAGTCGCGAACTACATCGCGAGCCAGCGCGGACCGAACGCGGGCCAGAGCAACGACCTGCACTTCGAGCACATCTTCGTCAAGGCGCCGCTCAACGCTTCGGAAACCGACATCGAAGCCGCCCAGGCCAAGGCCAACGCGCTGCTGAAGCAGGCGCAGTCGGGCAGCAAGTTCGAAAGCCTCGCGAAGTCGAATTCGCAGGCGCCGGACGCGAGCAAGGGCGGCGACATGGGCTTCCTGCCGGCGGCCAAGCTGCCGCCGGAATTCGTGACGGCGGCCTCCACGCTGCGTCCGGGCGAAGTGAATCCCTCGCTGATCCGCACCAGTGACGGCTTCGAGATCGTGCGTCTCGTCGAGCGCCGCCAGGGTCAGGGCACGAGCGCCGATGCCACCAAGCTCGTGCAAACGCACGTGCGCCACATTCTGCTGCGCGTGGGCGACGGCATGTCCGAGCAGCAGGCGCGCCAGAAACTGCTCGAAATTCGCCAGCAGGTCGCGCAGGGCGGCGACTTCGCCAAGTTCGCGCGTACCTATTCGCAGGACGGCTCGGCTTCGCAGGGCGGCGACCTCGGCTGGATCAGCCCGGGCGAAACCGTGCCCGAATTCGAACGCGCCATGAACACGCTGCAGGACGGCCAGCTGAGCGAGCCGGTGCGCACGGAATACGGCTATCACCTGATCCAGGTGCTCGGCCGCCGCGACGCGGAAGGCTCGGTCGCCCAGCAGATGGACCTCGCGCGCCAGGCCATCGGTCAGCGCAAGGCTGAACAGGCTTACGCCGACTGGCTGCGCCAGCTGCGAGACAGCGCCTACGTGAGCTACAAGATCGCGGGCATGACGCCGCCGCAGAGCAACTAA